A window from Calliopsis andreniformis isolate RMS-2024a unplaced genomic scaffold, iyCalAndr_principal scaffold0001, whole genome shotgun sequence encodes these proteins:
- the LOC143186509 gene encoding uncharacterized protein LOC143186509 produces the protein MEWTEEQVLEMVSLYEDHRELWDPQHPHYKLVTKKSDAWSEISQNMDIPVDDIKKKMQSLLASYRRERQKCDRRVSEMGIDDIYKGTWFLFKHFSFLNNKYKLRERNSADEDITIGENTNLNEEESNETDILVTQDRIKECKKRKPEDELLQRSEISLKRTKEETKGSEKAEGDVFEKFGSYVAEELKQLDARTSTIAIKYINDIIFNAKVGKYDKNCT, from the exons ATGGAGTGGACAGAAGAGCAAGTATTGGAAATGGTCTCTTTATACGAAGATCATAGAGAATTGTGGGATCCTCAGCATCCACACTATAAATTAGTGACTAAAAAAAGTGATGCATGGTCAGAGATTAGCCAAAACATGGATATACCTGTAGAcgatattaaaaagaaaatgcaGTCCCTGCTTGCCTCATACCGCAGGGAGCGTCAAAAGTGTGACAGAAGAGTTTcagagatgggaattgatgatatttataAAGGAACTTGGTTCCTATTTAAACACTTTTCTTTCCTGAATAACAAGTACAAATTACGTGAGAGGAATTCAGCGGATGAG GATATCACGATAGGTGAGAATACCAATCTCAATGAAGAGGAATCGAACGAAACGGATATTTTGGTGACGCAAGATAGAATTAAAGAATGTAAGAAACGGAAACCAGAAGATGAATTACTGCAACGGTCAGAGATATCACTAAAAAGGACAAAAGAAGAAACAAAAGGAAGTGAAAAAGCCGAAGGCGATGTCTTCGAAAAGTTCGGAAGTTACGTGGCAGAAGAATTAAAGCAACTTGATGCACGAACTTCGACTATTGCAATTAAATATATCAATGACATTATTTTTAATGCTAAAGTAGGAAAGTATGACAAGAATTGTACATAG